The stretch of DNA CGGCGGTGGCGTGGGGACGGTCGCTGGTGGACGGGTCCGGGGTGGCGCCGGGACACGTGGTGCTCGCGGCCGTCGTCCTGCTCGCGTACTTCTGGGGGACCGTCCTGTACGTCAAGACGATGATCCGCGAGCGCGGTCGACGCGACGTGCTGACGTGGTCCATCGGGTACCACGTGGCGATCGCGGCCGCTGGCGCCGCCGTGCACCCGCTGCTCGGGGCGGTCGGGGTGCTGCTCGCCGCACGCGCCGGAACGGTGCCCCGGCGCTGGCCACGAGCCACCCCCAAGGCCATCGGCATCGGCGAGGTCGTCGCGACCACCGCGGTGGCCGTCGTGACCCTCGCGGTGCTGTGAGCGCAGGGACCGCTGCTCCCGTCGGCGCTGCTCCCGTCCGCCCTGCTCCAGGCCCCGCCCCTCAGCGCGGCGGCAGCCCGGGGGCGAGCTCGAACGCCGCGAACACCTGCGCGTCCTGGAAGACCGCGTTCCGCTCGATCCCGCGCGCCCCGACGGTGAGCACCTGCAGCGTGTGGAGCCGATGCCCGCCGCCGGGCTCCGGGGCGTAGGCGGCCAGGGCCGGTTGACCGTTGGCCCGCAGGGGCAGCATCCGCCACCCCGTCCCGCGCCTCGCGAACACGCGCGCGATGAACCGGCCGTAGTCGTCAGCGCCGAGGAACCACAGCGGCACCGGCGGCATCTCCAGCACCACGTCGGCGGTGAGCAGCTGCACCAGTGCGTCGACGTCGGCCGCCTCGAAGGCCGCGACGTACCGCTCGACCAGGTCACGGACGGAGCTGTCGTCCGGGTCGCCGAGCAGGTCCTCCTCCGGGGCGGCCGTCGCGATCGTGGCCCGCGCCCGCTGCAGGGCGCTGTTCACCGAGGCGGTCGACGTGCCCAGCTGGGCCGCGACCTCGGCAGCGGTGAACGCGAGGACGTCGCGCAGCACCAGCACCGCACGCTGCCGCGGCGGCAGCAGCTGCAGTGCCGCGACCAGGGCGAGCCGCACGCTGCGGCGGGCCGCCGACCGCTCCGCCGGGTCCTGCGCCTCGGTGCGCACGTACCGGTCCGGCAACGGCTGCAGCCAGGGCACGTCGAGGTCCGGTCGGAGAGCGGCGTCCGGATCGGTGCTCGGCGCACCGAGACCTGACGGGAGCGGACGGCGGGCCCGTCCGTCCAGTGCGGTGAGGCAGACGTTCGTCGCGATCGAGTACACCCAGGTCCGCACGGAGGCGCGCGCCGCGTCGTACCGCTCGGCGGCACGCCAGGCGCGCAGCATCGTCTCCTGGACGGCGTCCTCCGCCTCGTGCACCGAGCCGAGCAGGCGGTAGCAGTGCACCACGAGCTCGCGTCGCAACGGCTCGACCGCCGCGACGAGCGCCGTGCCCGTCGTCACCTCCGTCACGCCCGTCCCCCCGTCGTCAGGCTCGCAACCGAGCGTCGCTCACCGGCTCGCACCCGAAGCGTGCCGTCACCCACCGATGAGTCTGCGCCGGCCCGCCGGTATCACCCGGTGTCAGGACGAGAGCACGGCCCCCGGGGCCGGGAGGGAAGCGACATGCACCAGGTGATCATCAGCGAGTTCGGCACGCTGGACGGCGTGGTGGAGGACCCGGACGGGTCCGGCGGCGGCGGCGCCGGCGCGTGGGCGTTCCGGTTCGGACGAGAGGCCATCGCGGGTGACGTGTTCCGCCTCGGGCCGCTGCTCGAGACGGGCACGCTGCTGCTGGGCCGGCGGACGTGGGAGCTGTTCAGGCAGCTGTGGCCGACTCGGACGGACCCGTTCTCGCTGGCGATGAACCGGATCGAGAAGGTGGTCGTGTCCCGCGGGACGCCGGACCTCAGCGGCTGGGACCGGTCGACGCTGCTCGCCGGTGACCTGCTCGAGCAGGTGCCCCGACTGCGCGACCGGTCGGACGTGCTGGTGCTCGGCAGCATCGGCGTGGCGCAGAGCCTGGTCGCGCACGACCTGGTGGACGAGTACCGGCTGCTCACCTTCCCGACGCTGGCCGGCGCGGGCCGTCGACTGTTCGAGCCGGATCGGCGTCCGGCCGAGCTCACGCTCGGCTCGGTGGAGCAGATCGGCGAGACCGTGCTGACCACGCACCGGCGCCAGCGCTGATCCGGGCGGCCCGGTGCCGGCTGCTGGGCAGGCGGCACCGGGCTAGCGTGGCGGCGTGCCAGCGCTGGGATCGTCGTCCGTCCTGCTCGCCCCGGGTTCGATCCACGGCTGGTCCGGACCGGACGTCGTGCTGTTCGTCGGCCGGGACACCGCCGGGTCCCGGGTGCACACCGCCTTCCCGGTGTGGGCGCGGGCGCTCGGGCTCGGCAACGTGGTGCTGCGGGGCGTGGACGTGCACGCCGAGGCGGACCGGCAGGTGTGGCGGGGCCTCGTCGGCGCGATGCGGAACAACCCGCGGGTGCGCGGTGCCGTGATCACGGATCACAAGCTGCGGCTGTACCGCGCGTGCGCGGACCTGGTCGACGTGCAGGAGCCGATCGTCGGGCTGATGGCGGAGATCAACAGCCTGCGGCTGGACGACGGCCGGGTCTGGGCCTTCGCGCGGGACGTGCTGGCGCTGCACACGGTGCTGGGGCACGTGCCCCTGCCGGCGGCGCCACCGGCGGTCGTCTGCCTCGGCTCAGGCGGTGCCGCGACCGCGTTGCTCCTGGCCACGGCGTTGGACGTGCCGGCGACGACGGTCACCGGGGAACCGACACCCGCCGCGGCACGGCCGGCGCTGACCTTCGTGGACCGTGATCCCGATGCGCTGGACGCGCTGCGGCGGGTGCTCGGCCGGCTGCCCGTCGACGCCGCTGCGGTGCGGATGCTGACGGCCCCGACCCCGCAGGCCTGTGCCGAGGTGGTCGCTGCGGCGCCGGCCGGCACGCTCGTCGTGAACGCCACCGGCCTGGGCAAGGCCGGTCCCGAGTCACCGCTGCCGGACGGTGCCGCGTTCCCGCCCGATGCCGTGGCGTGGGACCTCAACTACCGCGGCCCGCTGACCTTCCTCGCGCAGGCCCGCGCCGCCGGGGTCGCTGCCGTGGACGGTCGGGACTACTTCCTCGCCGGCTGGGCGTGCGCGCTGGGCGGCGTCTTCGACCTGGACCCGGCACGGGCACTGACCGCGATCCGCGGCACCGAGCCGGCGGCCGCCTGACCGCTCAGCGGCGGCGCAGGACCCGCGCCTCCCACGGGCGCAGCGGCGCGTCGACCGGCACGGTGTCGGGGTAGTTGCCGAGCAGCAGCTCGGCGTCGACCCAGCCGTCGAGCTCCGGCGGCAGCGGGCGGTCGGTGCCGGACCAGTTCGACAGCACCAGCAGCGGCGGGTAGCCCTCGAGCGTGCGCTCGAACACCCAGAGGTGCTCGTCGTCCGGCAGCAGCAGCCGGAACGCCCCGAGGGCGACCACCGGGTCCTTGTGCCGCAGCGCGATCAGCGCCCGGTAGTGCTCGAACACCGAACCGTCGGCACCGACCTGCGCGGCGGCGTTGAGCCAGCGGTGGTTCGGGTTGACCGGCAGCCAGGGCGTGCCGGTGCTGAACCCTGCGTGCGGGCCGTCGTCCCACTGCATCGGCGTGCGGGCGTTGTCGCGGCCGCGGCTGAGCAGCCCCTCGAAGGCCTTCGCCGCGGGCACCCCCGCCGCGAGCGCCTCGGCGTAGAAGTTGATCGACTCGATGTCGCGCAGCTGGTCGACGTGCTCCCACGGCGCGTTCGTCATCCCGAGCTCCTCGCCCTGGTAGACGAAGGGCGTCCCGCGGTGCAGGTGCAGCACGGTGGCCAGCGCCGTCGCCGACTCGCGCCACCACCGGCCGTCGTCGCCGAACCGCGACACGGCACGCGGCTGGTCGTGGTTGGACCAGTACAGGCTGTTCCAGCCGACGTCGCCGAGCCCCTCCTGCCAGCCCGCGAGCGACCTCTTCAGCGCCGGCAAGGACAGCGGCACCGGGTCGAACTTGGTGCGCCCCTGGTCCAACGACACGTGCTCGAACTGGAACACCATGCTCAGCTCGCCGCGGGACGGGTCGGTGAACAGGCGCGCCTGCTCCCACGTCACGCCCGGCATCTCGCCGACGGTCAGCAGGTCGTCACGGTCCGCGAGCACCTCGCGGTGCATCTCCGCGACGAACTCGTGGATGCGCGGCCCGGTGGCGTAGTGCGGGAACCCGTCACCGTAGGCGGCGCCTGGCGCGACGACGCCGTCGGGCAGGGCCGGGTCCTTGGAGATCAGGTTGATGACGTCCATCCGGAAGCCGTCGACGCCCCGGTCCAGCCACCACCGCATCATCGCGTGGATCGCCGCCCGCACCTGCGGGTTCTCCCAGTTGAGGTCCGGCTGCTTGGCGGCGAACAGGTGCAGGTAGTACTCGCCCGTCGCCTCGTCCCACGTCCACGTGGGCCCGGAGAAGAAGGAGCCCCAGTTGGTCGGCTCCGCACCGGGCGTGCCGCCGACGAAGCCCGGGCGCGGGGGCCGCCACCAGTACCAGTCCCGCTTGGGGCTGGTACGCGACGACCGGGACTCGACGAACCACGCGTGCTCGTCGGAGGTGTGGTTGACGACGAGGTCCAGCACGATGCGGATGCCGCGGTCGTGGGCGGCCGCGATCAGCTCGTCGAGGTCCGCGAGCGTGCCGAACACCGGGTCGATCGCCTGGTAGTCGCTGATGTCGTACCCGTTGTCGGCGTGCGGGGACGCGTACACCGGGGAGAGCCAGATCGCGTCGATGCCGAGGGTGGCGAGGTGGTCGAGGCGGGCGGTGATGCCGCGCAGGTCGCCGACGCCGTCACCGTCCGAGTCGGCGAAGCTGCGCGGGTACACCTGGTAGACGACGGCCGAGCGCCACCACGGCTCGGCGCTCACCGGGCACCGTCCAGGTCCACGACCACCAGCTGCCAGGTCGCCAGGGGCGGCAGCGGCGCGGCGGCGTACTCGCCGTCCGGCACCACCGGGACCGGCTCGAGCCGGCCGCTGCCGTCCGGATCCGCGACGAGCACCGTCGGCAGGGCCGACCCGGCGCGCCGCATCCGCAGCACCCCCGCACCGGGGTCGCCCGGCGGCTGGTGCGGGGCGTCCCACTCGGTGTCGGCCTGCCCGACCAGGTTCACCAGGTGGATCACCAGCCGCCCGTCGACGTCCACCACGCGCCGCCACACGGTCCCCGCCACGGCATCGCTGCTGGTCGGCGCCTCGGGATAGGTCACGTCGAGCGCCTCGTTGTAGGCGCCGACCCAGGCCCCGGTCACGTCGGCCGCCTGCGGCGCGAGCAGCAGCTCGTCGTGCTCGGCCAGGAAGTCGTACCACCGGTGCAGCTGCGCCAGGGTCGACGGCTCGGCGGCGTGGTGGCGCACGTAGTAGGGGTCGACCAGCACGTGGCCGCTCTCTCCCGCCAGCAGCTGCGTCGCGCCGTGCGAGAAGAGGGTCGCCATGGTCAGGGCGGTCGCCTGGTCGGCCTGCGCGGCCGGCGCCGTGGAGTAGACGTGCTGGTAGGCGGCGATCACGACGGGCCGGCCGGCGCCCGCCGCGCGGGCGCGCGTCACCACCTCGGCCAGGGACGCCAGCGTGGTGTGCGGCGGCCAGACCTCGATGTACACCGCGTCCTGCGGGGCGTCGGCCGTGGCCCACGTCGGGAAGTCGTTGACGTTGTTGAACACCAGGCGCTGCTCCGGCAGACCCGCGCGGACCGCCTCGAGGAACGACCGGAACGACCGTGCGAGGTCCACGGGCGTCCCGTCCACCAGCTGCGCGCGGCGCGGGAACCCGTACTGGTCGAGGTGGAACCCGGCGAGGCCGAGCTCGCGGACGGCGCCCTGCAGGTCCGCCACCAGGTGCTCCTGCCAGTCCCGGGCGGCGGGGTCCACCAGCCACAGGAAGTCGCCGAGCGTCCACGGCTCGCCGTCGGTGCGCAGCATCGCCCGGTGCGCCCAGGACGCCCACTCGTCACGGCCCACGGCGTACACCGCGGCGTAGCCGAGCGCGTCGCTGCCGGCGTCCGCGAGCGCGGCGGCCAGGCGCCGGACGGTGGCCAGCGAGATCGTCTGGCCCAGGGCGTCCTGGTACTCCGGGCCGCCGCCGAGCAGGTCGGCGTGCCGGTAGGCCCAGTCGTAGAGCTGGACGGCGTCGAGGTGCAGCCGGCGGGCCAGGTCGACGACGCCGGCGACGTCCTTGTCCTGGCCGTACGAGGCGACGAACCCGTACCGCATGCGGGCCCGCGGGCGGTCCGTGACCAGGACGGCCGTGCGCAGCGGCGCGGCCTCCGGCGCGTCCGT from Cellulomonas sp. NTE-D12 encodes:
- a CDS encoding glycoside hydrolase family 66 protein; translation: MPTSSVPPAAPDLLPTKARYAADEPVLVEVRGDVTGELQVHHLGELVRTVPVAGVGVVDLGTLPEGGYGVRLVPSSNGPDASVGSDATDAPEAAPLRTAVLVTDRPRARMRYGFVASYGQDKDVAGVVDLARRLHLDAVQLYDWAYRHADLLGGGPEYQDALGQTISLATVRRLAAALADAGSDALGYAAVYAVGRDEWASWAHRAMLRTDGEPWTLGDFLWLVDPAARDWQEHLVADLQGAVRELGLAGFHLDQYGFPRRAQLVDGTPVDLARSFRSFLEAVRAGLPEQRLVFNNVNDFPTWATADAPQDAVYIEVWPPHTTLASLAEVVTRARAAGAGRPVVIAAYQHVYSTAPAAQADQATALTMATLFSHGATQLLAGESGHVLVDPYYVRHHAAEPSTLAQLHRWYDFLAEHDELLLAPQAADVTGAWVGAYNEALDVTYPEAPTSSDAVAGTVWRRVVDVDGRLVIHLVNLVGQADTEWDAPHQPPGDPGAGVLRMRRAGSALPTVLVADPDGSGRLEPVPVVPDGEYAAAPLPPLATWQLVVVDLDGAR
- a CDS encoding alpha-glucosidase → MSAEPWWRSAVVYQVYPRSFADSDGDGVGDLRGITARLDHLATLGIDAIWLSPVYASPHADNGYDISDYQAIDPVFGTLADLDELIAAAHDRGIRIVLDLVVNHTSDEHAWFVESRSSRTSPKRDWYWWRPPRPGFVGGTPGAEPTNWGSFFSGPTWTWDEATGEYYLHLFAAKQPDLNWENPQVRAAIHAMMRWWLDRGVDGFRMDVINLISKDPALPDGVVAPGAAYGDGFPHYATGPRIHEFVAEMHREVLADRDDLLTVGEMPGVTWEQARLFTDPSRGELSMVFQFEHVSLDQGRTKFDPVPLSLPALKRSLAGWQEGLGDVGWNSLYWSNHDQPRAVSRFGDDGRWWRESATALATVLHLHRGTPFVYQGEELGMTNAPWEHVDQLRDIESINFYAEALAAGVPAAKAFEGLLSRGRDNARTPMQWDDGPHAGFSTGTPWLPVNPNHRWLNAAAQVGADGSVFEHYRALIALRHKDPVVALGAFRLLLPDDEHLWVFERTLEGYPPLLVLSNWSGTDRPLPPELDGWVDAELLLGNYPDTVPVDAPLRPWEARVLRRR
- a CDS encoding RNA polymerase subunit sigma-70, which gives rise to MTEVTTGTALVAAVEPLRRELVVHCYRLLGSVHEAEDAVQETMLRAWRAAERYDAARASVRTWVYSIATNVCLTALDGRARRPLPSGLGAPSTDPDAALRPDLDVPWLQPLPDRYVRTEAQDPAERSAARRSVRLALVAALQLLPPRQRAVLVLRDVLAFTAAEVAAQLGTSTASVNSALQRARATIATAAPEEDLLGDPDDSSVRDLVERYVAAFEAADVDALVQLLTADVVLEMPPVPLWFLGADDYGRFIARVFARRGTGWRMLPLRANGQPALAAYAPEPGGGHRLHTLQVLTVGARGIERNAVFQDAQVFAAFELAPGLPPR
- a CDS encoding dihydrofolate reductase family protein, giving the protein MHQVIISEFGTLDGVVEDPDGSGGGGAGAWAFRFGREAIAGDVFRLGPLLETGTLLLGRRTWELFRQLWPTRTDPFSLAMNRIEKVVVSRGTPDLSGWDRSTLLAGDLLEQVPRLRDRSDVLVLGSIGVAQSLVAHDLVDEYRLLTFPTLAGAGRRLFEPDRRPAELTLGSVEQIGETVLTTHRRQR